The following coding sequences lie in one Maylandia zebra isolate NMK-2024a linkage group LG14, Mzebra_GT3a, whole genome shotgun sequence genomic window:
- the LOC143421997 gene encoding uncharacterized protein LOC143421997: MYCGEQSSSVKDVLAVPGSIRSSRGMSSLVSFTTCSRSCAWMTADSSAITVGQFEDLSLVGPSIARLDTNYRRSIPPAERLSVCLRFLVTGDSFRTIAFSFRVGVSTVSQITPQAATSIWDCLVDDFMAVPSPGDWRSITEGFQERWNFPLCCAALDGKHIQTKAPHISYRRHTH, from the exons atgtactgtggagagcagagcagcagcgtaaaagacgtcctcgccgtacctgggtccatcaggtcctccagaggcatgagcagtttggtgagtttcaccacttgctccaggagctgcgcctggatgacggccgattccagcgctatcaccgtcggccagtttgaggacctttccctcgtcggtcccagcattgcccgcctagacaccaactacaggcgctcaatcccacctgcagagcgcctgtccgtctgcctgag gttccttgtcaccggggactccttcaggaccatcgcgttcagtttcagagtcggtgtgtccacggtgagccagatcaccccccaggcagcgacgtccatctgggactgtctagtggacgacttcatggctgtgccttcacctggagactggcgctccatcacagagggattccaggagcgctggaactttcctctgtgctgtgcagctctggatgggaagcacatccagacaaaggcaccccatatatcatataggagacacacacattga